From Balearica regulorum gibbericeps isolate bBalReg1 unplaced genomic scaffold, bBalReg1.pri scaffold_133_arrow_ctg1, whole genome shotgun sequence:
GGGTCATCCCTATCAGCATCCCAGAAGGGCTTTTGCAGAGATTACTCATCTGGGGTGTGGCAGGGTCTGGTGAAGGAGAGAggtggagcagggctggccatTCCCCCCATGCAGGCACTGAgcccagcaggaggagggaaatggcCGTGCAGCACAACTCACCCATAAATCTGTGGTGAGCAGCCAGTGCTGGAAATGGCTGATGAGAGATGGCCAATGGCCGGGTTGTGCCAAAGGCCCTGCGTCACCTTCAAAGTCTGTCCATGTCACCAAGGGCACAGACCcaccttctcccctctcctgcacCTGCATGTCTTCGATACCTTCCAGAAGCCCTGGCTCTGCACCAGAAAGCCCTGCGGTGAGTCCTCACACTGCATGGTCATGCAGTAGGAAGTATACACTGATGGTTTTTCTCTCCCAGGCACTTTCCAGCCCAGCCTAGCTTCCTCTAAGCTcttccacctcccctgccctctctcTAATGCTAACGCCCTCTCCCCAGCAAAGCCCTGTCTGGACTGGCCCCGCAGCAGCGCCCATTGCAGGCTTCTCTGGGTAGTTGCACCACAGCCTCAGCCCCTCTGAAgggcccagcagctcctggggtcAGAGAGGAGCCAGCCCCACAGGTGGGCGAACATGCatggcaaaaggaaaaggagcacTCTGTGtcccctgctctcctctccaggAGATCTTGAGAAGTCTGCATCGCCTTCATGCCATCCCATCTCCTCAGGCCAGGACGAAAACCCTGGCCCTTGTCGTCCCAAAGAGCTCTTACTGCTCCAGGAACAGAGCAGccatcccagagctgctgcaaccAGAAAGATTTTGCATTTCCCATTCATACCTGCTACACTGAGGATGGACACAAAGTTGCTGCAAGTTCATGTATTTCACTTAAATACAATGAAAGACTCCCCAGTTACACAAAGTTACTGGGTCAAAAAAGAAGGGTGGACACTTGGGTAGGTGGGCATGAATAATGACATTTCTTTGAAGACAACATCACaagtggaaaaagcaaaaaaaatgtgaagaaggGACGACAGACATGGCCCGTCATGACATGCACTGGCAGCCATCTGCAGAGGAAAGTAGGCAGTGTCTTGCTGCTGTAAAACATCCAGCCATCACTTTCCTCTGAGTAGCCTTGAGctcctggttcctcatgctgtagatgagggggttcacTGCCGGAGGCACCACCGAGTACAGCACTGCCATCACCAGATCCAGGGATAGCGACGACATGGAGCAGGGCTTCAGGTAGGCAAACATGCCAGTGCTGATGAACAGGGAGACCacggccaggtgagggaggcacgtggaaaaggctttgtgccgtccctgctccgaggggatcctcagcacggccctgaagatctgcacataggacaccacaatgaacacaaaacaaccccaaaacagaaaagcactgaaagaaagaaatcctgccTCCCTGAGGTAGTAATGTGAGCAGGAGAGTTTGAGGAGCTGCGGaacttcacagaagaactgtcccacagcattgccctggcagaggggtatggaaaatgtattggccgtgtgcagcagagcattgagaaacccactgccccaggcagctgctgccatgtggacacaagctctgctgcccaggagggtccc
This genomic window contains:
- the LOC142599778 gene encoding olfactory receptor 14A16-like; protein product: MPNGSCITQFLLLAFADTRQLQLLHFWLFLGIYLAALLGNGLIITTIACDHHLHTPMYFFLINLSVLDLGSISTTLPKSMANSLWDTRDISYRGCAVQVFFFFFFMSAEYCLLTVMAYDRYVAICHPLHYGTLLGSRACVHMAAAAWGSGFLNALLHTANTFSIPLCQGNAVGQFFCEVPQLLKLSCSHYYLREAGFLSFSAFLFWGCFVFIVVSYVQIFRAVLRIPSEQGRHKAFSTCLPHLAVVSLFISTGMFAYLKPCSMSSLSLDLVMAVLYSVVPPAVNPLIYSMRNQELKATQRKVMAGCFTAARHCLLSSADGCQCMS